One window of Quercus robur chromosome 12, dhQueRobu3.1, whole genome shotgun sequence genomic DNA carries:
- the LOC126710273 gene encoding uncharacterized protein LOC126710273 → MGFLSQPKPIFSMPFLCASLLILLYFSTPFAFGDDDTPSAYEVLQDYDFPIGILPEGVTGYELNKETGEFSAYLNGSCSFAIENSYDLKYKSTIKGVISKDRLKNLKGVSVKVLLFWLNIVEVVRDGDELQFSVGIASADITVDNFEESPQCGCGFDCNNFNAFLSSS, encoded by the coding sequence ATGGGTTTTCTTTCCCAGCCAAAACCCATCTTTTCAATGCCATTTCTTTGTGCAAGTCTCTTAATTTTGTTATACTTCTCAACCCCATTTGCCTTTGGTGATGATGACACACCCTCAGCTTACGAAGTTCTTCAAGATTATGACTTTCCAATCGGCATTCTTCCTGAAGGTGTAACTGGCTACGAATTAAACAAAGAAACCGGAGAGTTCTCAGCCTACTTGAATGGAAGTTGTAGCTTCGCAATTGAAAATTCATATGATCTCAAGTACAAGTCCACCATAAAGGGTGTGATATCCAAAGACAGGCTCAAGAATTTGAAGGGTGTGAGCGTTAAGGTACTTTTGTTTTGGCTCAATATTGTGGAAGTGGTTCGTGATGGTGATGAACTCCAGTTCTCTGTTGGGATTGCTTCTGCTGACATCACAGTTGATAATTTTGAGGAGTCTCCCCAATGCGGGTGTGGATTTGATTGTAACAATTTCAATGCTTTTCTGTCCTCTTCTTAG
- the LOC126710270 gene encoding uncharacterized protein At5g01610-like: MAKLSFSIMSLMATNLTLFFFFFLLLSPLGTSSPTPKTITNPIEDDKKSAYDALADFNFPQGLLPKGALGYELDQSTGGFKAFLNGSCSFSLEGSYDLKYQSTISGYISQNKLTSLTGVSVKILFLWLNIVEVGRDGDDIYFSVGIASASFPIDNFYECPQCGCGLNCGSQQVRKFRFNPFVSSS; the protein is encoded by the coding sequence ATGGCAAAGCTCTCCTTCTCTATTATGTCTCTCATGGCAACGAATCtcaccctcttcttcttcttcttcctcctcctaTCACCACTCGGCACGTCATCCCCTACCCCCAAAACCATCACCAACCCCATAGAAGATGATAAAAAGTCGGCATACGACGCCCTCGCGGATTTCAACTTCCCACAGGGTCTACTTCCAAAGGGTGCGTTGGGATACGAACTGGACCAAAGCACAGGTGGATTCAAGGCCTTTCTCAACGGTTCCTGCAGTTTCTCTCTTGAAGGTTCCTACGATTTGAAATACCAGTCAACCATCTCAGGCTACATATCGCAGAACAAGCTCACCAGCCTCACTGGGGTCAGCGTTAAGATCTTGTTCTTGTGGCTCAACATCGTCGAGGTGGGCAGGGATGGCGATGACATTTACTTCTCTGTTGGGATTGCTTCCGCTTCTTTTCCTATCGATAATTTCTACGAGTGTCCTCAGTGTGGCTGTGGATTGAACTGCGGGAGTCAGCAAGTAAGGAAATTTAGATTCAACCCTTTTGTTTCTTCTAGTTGA
- the LOC126710272 gene encoding uncharacterized protein LOC126710272 produces the protein MVSIFQPKPMSPMAILCLILFFLISLSTPSASLKDSLTAYEVLEKYDFPVGLLPKGVLGYELDSSTGKFSAYLNGTCTFTIDSYELKYKSTITGIIAKDKLSSLSGITVKVLFFWLSIVKVTREDDEIAFSVGIASADFPVSNFTESPTCGCGFDCVTAGNGRKIKLNNLVSSSLIK, from the coding sequence ATGGTTTCCATCTTCCAACCAAAACCCATGTCTCCAATGGCTATTCTCTGCCTAAtcctcttctttctcatctCTTTGTCAACCCCATCTGCCTCCCTCAAAGACTCATTGACTGCATACGAAGTTCTTGAAAAATATGACTTCCCAGTTGGTCTTCTTCCCAAAGGCGTCTTAGGCTATGAACTCGACAGTTCCACAGGTAAATTCTCAGCATATTTGAATGGTACTTGTACTTTCACCATTGACTCTTATGAGTTGAAATACAAGTCCACCATAACGGGTATAATAGCCAAAGACAAGCTCTCAAGCTTAAGTGGTATCACAGTTAAGGTGCTATTCTTCTGGCTCAGCATTGTGAAAGTGACTCGTGAAGATGATGAGATAGCATTCTCTGTGGGGATCGCATCAGCGGATTTTCCAGTCAGTAATTTCACTGAGAGCCCAACTTGTGGATGTGGTTTTGATTGTGTCACTGCTGGGAATGGAAGGAAGATTAAGCTCAATAATCTTGTGTCCTCTTCGTTAATCAAGTGA
- the LOC126710266 gene encoding exocyst complex component SEC15B — MQPTKSRRKVAPNTATGTKTTATDNGSADSADKLDQLLLSSAICNNEDIGPFIRKAFTSGKPETLLLHLRHFARSKESEIEEVCKAHYQDFILAVDDLKSLLSDVESLKSSLSTSNSKLQSVAGPLLDSLDSFLESRTVLQNVNLALGSISTCIRLIEICSRSNYHLSRNNFYMALKCLDSIETELLDKTPSSTLRRMLEKKIPEIRAHIERLVSKEFGDWLVEIRVVSRNLGQLAIGQASSARQREEDLRIKQRQAEEQSRLSLRDCVYALQDEDENEDDQHGQHDGVGLSNGLGNDGHSGGFDLTPLYRAYHINQTLGLEDRFKQYYFENRKLQLTSDFQVSSMTPFLESHQTFFAQIAGFFIVEDRVLRTSGGLISKMEVENLWETAMSKMCGVLEDQFSRMQTANHLLLIKDYVSLLGVTLRRYGYPVDALLDVLSKHRDKYHELLLSDCRKQIAEALAADKFEQMLMKKEYEYSMNVLSFQLQTSDIAPAFPYVAPFSSTVPDCCRIVRSFIEDSVSFMSYGGQLDFYDMVKKYLDRLLGEALDEALLKLINTAVHGVSQAMQMAANMAVMERACDFFFRHAAQLSGIPLRMAERGRRQFPLSRARDAAEDMLSGLLKAKVDGFMTLIENVNWMADEPPQSGNEYVNEVMIYLETLVSTAQQILPAQVLKRVLQEVLSHISEKIVGALYGDSVKRFNVNAIIGIDVDVRLLESFADNQAPIFSDGDANQLKLALSESRQLINLLLSNHPDNYLNPVIRERSYNALDHRKVVTISEKLRDPSDRLFGTFGSRGAKQNPKKKSLDSLIKRLRDAS; from the coding sequence ATGCAGCCCACGAAGTCACGCCGGAAAGTGGCGCCAAATACCGCCACAGGCACCAAAACCACCGCAACCGATAACGGAAGCGCCGACTCAGCAGACAAGCTAGACCAGCTCCTCCTTTCTTCCGCCATCTGCAACAACGAGGACATAGGACCCTTCATCCGCAAGGCCTTCACATCGGGCAAGCCCGAGACTCTCCTCCTCCATCTCCGCCACTTCGCTCGCTCGAAAGAGTCCGAGATCGAAGAAGTCTGCAAAGCTCACTACCAGGACTTCATCCTCGCCGTCGACGACCTCAAGTCTCTCCTCTCCGATGTCGAATCGCTCAAATCCTCTCTCTCCACTTCGAACTCCAAGCTCCAGTCCGTCGCTGGACCGCTTCTCGACTCGCTCGACTCGTTCCTCGAGTCGCGAACTGTGTTGCAGAATGTCAATCTCGCCCTCGGCTCAATCTCTACCTGTATCCGCTTGATCGAGATCTGTTCCCGATCGAACTACCACTTGTCTCGGAACAACTTCTACATGGCGTTGAAGTGTTTGGACTCGATCGAGACCGAGTTGCTGGACAAAACGCCGTCGTCTACGCTCAGGCGAATGCTGGAGAAGAAGATCCCGGAGATTCGCGCGCATATCGAGAGGCTAGTGAGCAAAGAGTTCGGCGATTGGCTCGTCGAGATCCGAGTCGTGAGCCGGAACTTAGGTCAGTTAGCCATAGGCCAAGCCTCCTCGGCTCGTCAGCGCGAAGAGGATCTTCGAATCAAGCAGCGCCAAGCAGAGGAGCAGAGTCGGCTTAGTCTTCGTGACTGTGTTTACGCTCTTCAAGACGAAGATGAAAACGAAGACGATCAACACGGCCAACACGACGGCGTTGGGCTCAGTAACGGACTTGGAAACGACGGTCATAGTGGTGGTTTCGATTTGACTCCTCTGTACAGAGCTTATCATATAAACCAAACCCTAGGACTCGAGGACCGGTTCAAGCAGTACTACTTCGAGAATCGGAAGCTCCAATTGACTTCAGATTTTCAGGTATCGTCTATGACTCCATTTCTAGAATCTCATCAAACATTTTTCGCCCAGATAGCCGGGTTTTTCATAGTTGAAGATCGAGTTTTGAGGACTAGTGGAGGTTTGATTTCGAAAATGGAAGTTGAGAATTTGTGGGAAACTGCTATGAGTAAAATGTGTGGGGTTTTAGAGGACCAATTTTCTAGGATGCAAACCGCGAATCACTTGTTGTTGATTAAGGACTATGTGAGTTTGTTAGGTGTCACATTGAGGAGGTATGGGTACCCGGTTGATGCTTTGTTAGATGTATTGAGTAAACATAGGGATAAGTATCATGAATTGTTGTTGTCGGATTGTCGGAAACAGATAGCCGAGGCACTTGCGGCTGATAAGTTTGAGCAAATGTTGATGAAGAAGGAATACGAGTATTCGATGAATGTGCTCTCGTTTCAGCTTCAAACGTCGGATATTGCTCCTGCATTTCCTTACGTGGCGCCATTTTCGTCCACAGTGCCAGATTGTTGTAGGATTGTGAGGTCTTTTATTGAGGATTCCGTGAGTTTCATGTCGTATGGTGGGCAGTTGGACTTTTATGATATGGTTAAGAAGTACTTGGATAGGTTGTTGGGTGAGGCTTTAGATGAGGCTTTGTTGAAGCTTATCAATACGGCCGTTCATGGGGTTTCACAAGCAATGCAGATGGCGGCAAATATGGCTGTCATGGAGCGTGCTTGTGATTTCTTCTTTCGTCATGCTGCACAGCTTTCAGGGATTCCCTTGAGGATGGCTGAGAGGGGTAGGAGACAGTTTCCATTGAGTAGAGCCCGTGATGCAGCAGAAGATATGCTATCAGGGTTGTTGAAAGCGAAGGTTGATGGGTTCATGACGTTGATTGAGAACGTGAATTGGATGGCCGATGAGCCACCGCAAAGTGGGAATGAATATGTGAATGAGGTGATGATATATTTGGAGACTCTGGTTTCTACTGCTCAGCAGATATTGCCAGCTCAggtacttaaaagggttttacAAGAAGTTCTTTCTCACATTTCCGAGAAGATTGTGGGAGCTTTATATGGGGATTCAGTTAAGAGGTTTAATGTGAATGCGATCATCGGGATTGATGTTGATGTTCGGTTGCTGGAATCATTTGCAGATAATCAAGCTCCTATTTTCTCGGATGGGGATGCAAATCAGTTGAAATTGGCACTTTCTGAGTCCAGGCAATTGATTAATTTGCTATTGAGCAATCATCCGGATAATTATCTAAATCCAGTAATCAGGGAGAGAAGTTATAACGCTTTGGACCACAGGAAAGTTGTGACTATTTCAGAAAAGTTGAGGGATCCTTCAGATCGGCTATTTGGAACCTTTGGGTCACGGGGAGCcaagcaaaacccaaaaaagaagtctCTGGATTCTTTGATAAAAAGACTTAGGGATGCTAGCTAA